One part of the Gossypium raimondii isolate GPD5lz chromosome 1, ASM2569854v1, whole genome shotgun sequence genome encodes these proteins:
- the LOC105786225 gene encoding 3,9-dihydroxypterocarpan 6A-monooxygenase: MALISIDVQYYFQCFIWFITVVLLHSFMKNILKHQDPEPPSPFSLPFIGHLHMVTSVLPKSFQALAKRYGPLMKIRLGASSCVVVSNAIVAKEIFKTQELNFCSRPEFGSSEYFIYRGSRFVLAQYGDYWRFMKKLCMTRLLAVPQLDKFADIRDQEKVKLVEYVMKRCKEGKPCDLSSELTTLTNNTICRMAMSTRCSGNDNDASEIEELIRTCLKLSGKISIGDVLGPLKVLDFSGNGKKLKAALLKYDRLVERIIQEHQEKAIKGYYDENQEQDLLDILLEVYRDPTAEVKISMKDIKSFLLDIFMAGTDTSSSAMQWAMGELINNPKAFHKLRDEINTIVGPNRLIKESDIPNLPYLRAVIRETLRLHPSAPLIIRECGEDCTVNGFMVKAKTRVLVNCYAVMRDPDSWKNPDEFDPERFLDSSDEKIGEHQMEFKGQNFRFLPFGSGRRGCPGASLAMLVMHAAVGSLVQCFDWEVKGGEKVDLNPGPGFASEMAQPLVCYPILRFNPF; this comes from the exons ATGGCATTGATTTCCATAGATGTTCAATATTACTTTCAATGTTTCATTTGGTTCATCACTGTTGTCCTACTCCACTCTTTCATGAAAAacattttgaagcatcaagacCCCGAGCCACCGAGCCCGTTTTCTCTCCCTTTCATTGGCCACCTCCACATGGTCACCTCTGTCCTTCCAAAATCTTTCCAAGCCCTAGCTAAACGCTATGGCCCTCTCATGAAAATCCGCCTCGGTGCATCATCTTGCGTTGTTGTATCCAACGCCATTGTTGCCAAAGAAATCTTTAAAACCCAAGAACTCAATTTTTGTTCTAGACCCGAATTTGGTTCCTCAGAATACTTCATTTATAGAGGCTCAAGGTTTGTTTTAGCTCAATACGGTGATTACTGGCGTTTCATGAAGAAACTTTGCATGACAAGGCTCTTAGCCGTCCCTCAGCTAGACAAGTTCGCTGATATCCGAGACCAAGAGAAGGTGAAGCTGGTGGAGTACGTGATGAAGCGTTGTAAAGAAGGAAAGCCCTGTGATTTGAGCAGCGAGTTGACTACCTTGACAAACAATACTATCTGTAGAATGGCAATGAGTACTCGTTGTTCAGGGAATGATAATGATGCTTCTGAGATTGAAGAGCTGATTAGGACATGTTTGAAGCTTTCAGGGAAGATTAGTATTGGAGATGTGTTGGGTCCTTTGAAGGTATTGGATTTCTCGGGGAATGGGAAGAAGCTTAAAGCGGCTTTGTTGAAGTATGATCGTTTGGTGGAAAGGATCATTCAAGAACATCAAGAGAAAGCAATTAAGGGTTATTATGATGAGAATCAAGAGCAAGATTTGTTGGATATTTTGTTGGAGGTTTATAGAGATCCTACTGCTGAAGTCAAGATTTCCATGAAGGATATCAAGTCTTTCTTGCTG GATATTTTCATGGCAGGTACTGATACATCATCGTCAGCCATGCAATGGGCAATGGGGGAGCTCATTAATAACCCAAAAGCCTTTCACAAGCTTAGAGATGAAATCAATACAATAGTAGGACCTAACAGGCTAATCAAAGAATCTGATATCCCAAATCTTCCATATCTTAGAGCTGTCATAAGAGAAACTCTAAGGCTTCATCCTTCAGCTCCCTTGATCATCAGGGAATGTGGTGAAGATTGTACTGTGAATGGGTTCATGGTGAAAGCTAAGACCCGAGTACTGGTCAACTGCTATGCTGTCATGAGAGACCCtgattcatggaaaaaccctgaTGAATTCGATCCTGAAAGGTTCTTAGACAGCTCTGATGAGAAAATCGGAGAGCATCAAATGGAATTCAAGGGTCAAAACTTTAGGTTCCTTCCATTCGGGAGTGGTCGAAGAGGATGCCCGGGAGCTTCACTTGCCATGTTGGTGATGCATGCAGCAGTAGGGTCGTTGGTTCAGTGCTTTGATTGGGAAGTGAAGGGTGGTGAGAAAGTTGATTTAAACCCAGGGCCAGGGTTCGCTTCAGAAATGGCTCAACCACTTGTGTGCTACCCTATACTACGTTTTAATCCCTTCTAA